The Sorghum bicolor cultivar BTx623 chromosome 6, Sorghum_bicolor_NCBIv3, whole genome shotgun sequence genome contains the following window.
ATTGTTCTCCCGACGTTGATGACATGTCGGCGATGGCAGGAGCGGATCTAAAGGGGGGGCTCCAGGCATTTGGTGCATCAATGAAAATATAGGAGGGTGAGGGAGAAGAAGAGGTggacaaaagaagaaaaaataaagagaaatagaggaagaagaagaagaagatatcAGCCTCCTCAATCTTGTTCTACATCTGCCATTGGGCGACGGGATGGAGAAAACAGTGGCAGTGGAACGCAGTGACAAAAAGAGGAGATAAATTCTTTATATTAAGAATGACAtctcatcataaaatatatacacATCCAAGCTAAAAAAAAGTGATTAGCTATACAATCATAGCATTAAGGTGATTGACCTAGCAGTAACCCGACATCTCTGTAAATGTAACTCAACTGCTTCGATTTTTCAGTGTACGCACAGCACAACTAAGAAATTGGCACGACCATACCAGCTATAAAGTGTAGCTCGATTCCTTGAAAAACTAACCTGAAATGTGACTCTCAATTATTTGGTTCGAAAATATAATGCAAAAAAATTCTGAGGATTAACGACCTGAAACATAAAAGTACGTTTACACCAAATGATACAACAAGCAACTAATTTCAGGTTCCAAAAGTAGAACACTGGCACGCACCAACCAATTCTAATATAGGATGAAAACGAAACGGAAATGAACCCACAACGAACAAAGGCTTATATTGCAAAGTGGCATCGATCATCGCATTTCTTTATGCCCACAGGCCAATTAACATCGCTGGTGCTTCGCTGTTAAGGCCTGGCATCGCGTTGTCGATGCGTTATTGATTGGGTTTTCAGGTTCACTTTCTACTAGCGATCGACAGAACGCTTAAAAGTAGTACagcaaaaggaaaacaaagcaCCACCAGTTATGCTTCTCGTCGAATCATAGATTGCAAATCTAATCATCTGCCAAAAATATTCTTGCAATCTCTCTCATGAAACTTGATCATAGATTATTGTTCAGTGTTGCAAGTTACACCTGCAAGATCGCCGTGGTTTATATGGGACAGGGCGCCGCCTGCAGCCTGCAAATTATTTGATCCTCTATCGATGAATGAATATACTGTCTATCTCTTTACTAGTATATGAAGTTTTCCCCCATACTTTCAGTTCTCCAAAATATTGTTAAACATCATGTTAGTTTTCCTAGCCTAATATGTTAAGGCCTTGCTTGGATGCATATTAATCTACATCGAAATCCACATATGTCGAAGTGGACTGGAGTGGACATTAGCTTAAGTTAAATTCTAATTCATTCTAGCAGATATGGATTGAATTGGATACATGTGCATCAATGAGAAGTATGATTTCATAAATTCGGAGGGAGAAAAATAAATTAGAGCTAGGCTGCTAAATACTCAAATAAATTTGCTCGGATGAAAAATGGGTGGTATATATATGATAAAATAGTACATACATATACACCCTCGatgattttataaacttttcagatGTTAATTGATTCTATCCTTGCAAGAAAGTGAAGAATAGAAGGAAATATTCAATTTGGCATCCCACATACTGAGTTGACTGCTATTCAGATTTTCGCTTCTCACTGTCACTGGTGAAATATTCAGATTTTAGTTTCTGACCGGTGGAATTTTATTGATAGAATATAATTAGGCAATAATTTCAAACTGTGATTTGCGTGCTTTTCATGTTTCACTGTTTTAGCATGTGCATGGAAAGGATGACTTTCTAAGCTTTTGTGCAACATTTGGATGCCGATGATTGCATTTGGGGGAAGCGAAGACAAACAAATAAAGGAAATCACTAAGCTAATATTGAAGTTTTTCGTTCATCTGTTGTATCTCTATGGTAATCTTGAAAAGGCACTTAGGAGTTATTAAGAAGTTAACGCGCGACACATCGCGCGTTTGGGGGAATGTGCGATGCCACCCGCGCTCATCCCAGCCTCCAACCATCGCCTACGACCTCGCCGCCTCGCCCTTGTGTGCCTTGCCTACCATACGCCCCTGCTCTTTGATCCCGCCCTCCGCTAACTTGGCGTCTTCGTCACTGGTTGTTCGCCTCGCCCACTGCCCTCTGTGGAGCTCCGACAGAATTCTACTGCCAGCGGTGATCTCCTCCTTAATTCCCCTCCCTCCTTCTGCCGCTGCCGCGGCCATGGTTGCCCGTGCCTCACCCTAGCCCGGCcgcctcctacgcccccggaATGCTAACCACCTCCTCCCGCCAAAGTTAGGGAAAAAGAGAGGGTGAGTCTAAGAGAAAGGGTGTTGAAACCGCCACCGTCAAAACCCTAGTTGTCattgtcttcttcttcatctccgGCATAGGTGCCGGTGCGGTCGGAGTGGAGTCACAGGCGGTAGGAAGAGCACGGGAGGAAGAGGGAGACAAGCCCGAGCGGAGTCGCGTCGTCACGCTGGAGCGCAACGGTCGCATAATAACTTTTGTCTATTAGAACTTCACTCGTAATAGTTCTCCAAGGCATGACTGTTTCATCTTAGTATAGTAGGTTTAAATAGTGGCCAGGGTTGAGATATGCCAAACAGCAAATTAAACGAAACAAGTAGAACCAGCACGATTGCCACAAATGAAAAGATGGGATCATAATTCAGTTCACAATCTAGGTGTTGCACAAACACTTCGTGTTTTTCATTCCATATGTAAACCTCATATGAGCCACTTTTACCGTGGACCAGCACAGATTTACTCAACATCACCAATTACGtaatctataataaattttctcCTATATTCGGTATACCGGACTTGCTTCAATGCCAAAAACGCCGCCAAGCAATCCATCAAGGAAACTGAACCCTACTACATATGCACACAGATGAAGCAGTAGAGCACAAGCACAACGCCCGGCCGGCCGAACGGGAGCCGGCGGAGACGTTCGTTCGCGTCAGGTCATTGCGACTGCGACTGCGACTGCGCGATGGCCTTCTCCAGCTCCTGCAGGGACACCTGGTACCTGACGAATCCCATGAACCAGAACTCGAAGCCGTCGTCGGTCACGACCTGCACGTACTTCTGCTCCGGCCGGTCCTTGTTCTCGCTCGGCTTGGCCGTCTTGACCCTCGCCAGCGGGatggccaccttgtacggcaCCCGCACCACCGTGCCGCCGCCCTGGGGAGAGGTCAGCGCCAGCGAGCGGTCGCTCCGGAACGCGATCCGCTCCGTGGACACGAAGAGCATCCCCGCGATCGGCCCGGCCGTGGTCGACAGGTAGCACTGCGAGGCCCTGAGGAGCTTCTCGCCCTTGTCGGCGGAGAACCACCGCCGGAACACCTTCTCCACGCCGCCGGCCTGCAGGATCCTTGCTCCCAGCGACAGCTTGCCCTTCACGGTCTCGTACAGCTTTGGCCCCAGAGTCACTGCAAACACCATCGAGCAACAGCACGTTCAGCCTCAGATACAGATCGAGAGATGAATTCATGGACGGACAGGAGAAAGAGGAATTCATCCGTGATTTGGTTGGAGAAGAACGTACCATGTTCTTTCAGGCCTTGGGCGACCCTGTCCCCGGTCCGGCCGCCGAACTTTGCAGCCCGTCCGCCCGCGGCGGCTGCGTTCTTGGCGGCGCCATTGCTGGGGAAATCCGGCTCCTCAATGCCGAAGGCCCTGTTGTTCACCGGGATGCCGATCACATGCTCGTGTCCTGCCTTCTCCATCTCTTCTTGAATCTTGACCGAGGCGGCGAGGAACCCCAAGACttcgccttgttggttgcttaCAGAATTCGCGGCTGAGCTTCCGGCCGGCCTCTGCGCGATCGAGGTGGTTGCTAGCTGGTGAGCGGTGGGTGGGTGTGGCTTGTTGTGTTGATGTGCGTGGTGTGGGTTGTTGTTGATGCTCGAGCTCCGTGCTCCAAATGGGAAGAGGAGGGTGTCTTTTATAAGCCGTGAACCTGTCaatgctctttttttttttttttttttttgccgttCACAACGATCAAAAGCTGGGTGCCTATCCAATACTCGACCTCTTTTGAATGGAACAGTCATCATCCCCCCAAGAGGAGTCGAGGATAAAAGAAGAATTCCCAAGGTGCAGTTGGACCCCTACCTAATGCCGTCCTCCTGCATGTGCAAGGGTCCCTCTGCTGCTATGTGTTCATGTGCCCTGAGTGGCATCCACGCATGCAGGCCGTGGTATGTATTCATATATCCACCCAACCCGTTACGTGCATGTGCATGCATGAAGTTTGGGACCCCGAAATATCTATGGCATGATTTTACCTAAAAAAACTCAATGGCATGGTTCAGAACTGCCAAAAGGAAAAATCAGGCCTTAATATTTTTCGGACAAAAGTTAATTATTCAAGGTAAAGAAAAGGCAATCCACACACCACACTGCACCATGGTACCCATAAAATTTGCACATAAGTACGTTGCAGGAGCTCATTTGACGCCGGGAATGACGTGGAAACAGGTAGAAGGATCCTCAGGGCAGGGGCCGGGGGGAGTTGGCAATTGGCATGCCCCACTACGTTCTGGATGACCACGAAGAAGGTTCTTCCGCCAACGCGTGTATGGAAGACACCGTCACACGTTCGGTCACTTGCAACACAGCACTAGACTTAGAGGCGGCCGCGGGGGTCGTGCCGTGCAGTGGTGGTTTCTTCGCTTTTTTCCCCTTTGGCGCCCTGCTTTTTTCTCGGCGCCCACCGCGCGCGGCTCTGAGTCAGCGTCGCGTCCGACTCGGCGCCGAGTCATGTCCGCGCGCGAAAATCCACCCGCCGATCGCCGGATTGACAGCCAGCACCGATCCCATCGTGGGTTGGTCTGGTCGCCGTCGCCGGTGGGCGGTGGCGATCGAGCCGGGCCAGGCACAGGCACAGGCACAGGCACAGCTCggccgctcgctcgctcgctggcCCTGGCTGTTGTGGCTGCCGCCCTGTCATTTTCTATCATAAAATCGTGAGCTCAGTCACAGGCAGCTCCATGCGCTGGATCTAGCCGATGCTGATTCAAAGCTCCTCGTGCGTGCTCGAGACTTCTTGACAAGTTGAGAGGCTTTTTTTTTTCAGCTTGCGTTGTCAGCGGTGATGCGATCCCGCGTGTACGCCAGCTAGGTCGTCTGGTTTGGATTGTTTATTTCGCTTTTCGGGATTGTCCTGTCGAGACCGATCGGAATTCGTGGTGGTTGGGGTTTCAGAAGGTCAAAATGGATATCTTCGATTTGGCTCTGCATTCAACCTCAAGCTAAAGCTCTTGCGGCGAAAGGTCGTGGCGCCGGGAAAAGGGCGCGAAATGGTGGTATGTGGACTCGAGCGCCTGTCGAATGTAAGTATCTTTTGCTACCGTTGAATACCTGAATGAATGGATAAGGATCTGGATATAGGAAAACGTGGATATATGCACAGAGTGTCATAGTGTTAGTATACTACTGTACTTTATTAGTGTCGGAGCTGAAAGGATTTGCGTGTATGCTGACAGATTGGTCTATATGCATGTGCAGCTAGCGCGTCTTAGATGAGCACAGAACGTCATTAGAGACAGCGATCATCCGTTTAGCTGGAAGATAGTGGGTGCTAAATTTCAATAGCAGTATCAGAAAAGAAAACACACCTCAGTTTCCATAGAATCCTTGACTGTTATATATAGTTTGGCTTCGCGGCACTAGATGTTTCTCTTCTTTGCCAAGACACTCTGGCTTCGCGGCACTAGATAAGTAAGATGATCTACCAGCTTGTTGGAGAGAATTTTTGAAAAGAGCTTAGCCACACTATGGGTCAAGCTGATTGGCGTCTACTTTTTAGTATAATAATTAAGTGAGCCGTGTTGATGGACTTGAAATGCTGGTCATGTTGATGACAGAGAAGTAATTTACCACGATATCCTATTTGATTACTCTCCTTGTTCTTAAAAACTTCGACTCTTagaatccgtgtcagtcaaactatttatatttaaccaattttataaaaaagaacatcaatatctatgataaatctaatggtactaACTTGGTATTATAATCTTAGAGTTCTTTTAGAAATTTGATCAAAATTTAAGAAAATTGACTTATAAGACAACTAAGAATTGAAGTTTTTAGGAAGAGAGTATATACCAAAGTTTGACAAGTGTGGCAATGTACGTATGGATGGTACGCAGACGGCAGACCGACCTTTTTAGCGTCTTCCATTTGGGTTAAAGGAATGGATAAGCTTTCACCGTTACCATGACTCATCCGAGGATAATATGGCTGCACACGCGAATTGCATTCAGCTTGTACATGGACAGTGCgagtgcttttttttttttttgcgaagtgTGCGTAAATAAACTCCGAGTCTCCGATCGATCCGAGCCAGGCCCCACTAGTAAAGTAGTAATCCCGCTATGTGGTGGAGCTCGACGTATTAAACTTGCTTGTGGTCATGTGGAGTTGACAATGAGACACACAAAATCGATTTTTCTTTTATGAAACAAGGTCGATTTTCTTCGTTACCGTTTCAAACATTGAAGAGCTCTCTTACTGTTCGTTTCCTAATCAGCGAGCTGCTCAAGTAGTAAGCTCTAGAGCAATCCCGCGAAAACCCACTGCATTTTTTTAGCCTCCAGCTTTTGAACATCGTCAGTGTTCTTTGTCTTTTGCTTCACGGGGCGGGGTAATAAGAAGGAAAAAGGGACAGTATGCGAAGTAGTCAAAGGGCAATTGGGTTTCTCAGATCGCAAATTTTTACAATCAGAAAAGCAATGGAACAGTGCATATGTTAGATTATGACATGACCGCAATCAAAGGACATGGCCTCCACCATGTGGCAGAGATGATCAGGACCGGCGGCAACTGCACACATCATGCAGCAACTTAAAAGGCGTGCACGCATTACGAGCGCATAAAAGCTTTTTTGTTTAAGAAATGGCTTTGTGTTAGGTTGTGTTTCCTTCCCAATCAAAAGCGCTTAACTGCAAGCATGCAGCGGCTTGATGGCCTAAAAAAAACAGATCAAGCCGAAAGGATGTTGACTGATAAGCTATAGTAGAAAGTACTGTTAGCTAATTTGttgttaaagaaaaatattactgAATCACTGACATATTTGGTTGATAAGCTTCAAGCGATCTCTCTCACcagtgttttgttttgttttccaGTGCATATTTCTTTAAGGCCTGAACAGTGCTAAGGCTTGCTGCACAACCGAACAGGCCGGCAATCAGCTAATTCTTTGATCTTTCTGGTGTTAGCTTCTTACACCGGTAACCCGTGGGATCTTTTGTGGAGGACGGATCATCGATCTAAGCATGCGTGCGTGGATACAATCCATAAGCAGACTTATATATACACACATTCACTCCACAAAACACATTTTATCCATATATAACCatccagtggcggagccaggatttgaGTCTTGGGTATTCTTTGCTACTGTTTGGTGAGTCGTCACTTAGCTGTTGCCTCTAACCTAACTGATGTGGGCCCTCGTCAGTCGCCATGTAGGCATAGCATAGAGATAGAGGCCGTGCCCGCGCTACATGTCCCGCGCTGCCAGGAGCTTAGGACACTGGGAACTAGTAGTGCCGCCACCACGTCATGCCTGGTCGGGTAAGGTTAGAGATTTAGGAATGAGGATTATGGAATTGTCTCTCAATCATGCCTCGTTCACTCACATGAAAAACTACTTTTATTATACATGCTGCTATGTGCATATTTCGATTTAtcttggaaaagagtttagaAACAAGATATGATTTGTACTAATATTTAGTGGCATGAGTCAATATGTATGTGGTTTGAAGATAAATAATTAGGTTCTCATTTGcagaaacaacaaaaaaaaataatttcagTAATCGAGCTAACATAGAATCTGTGTGGAAAAATGAATACAAGGATAGATTAAAAAGAATGAGAGAGaaattttattttctaaatATAGAAATGCTAATATAtttgatatacatatatataaatatacctatatatacttagagcaactccaacagatatgctatTTATGTTGTCTaggctatttttatatttttaaagcaaaagttaaactccaacagatgtgctatctggtttgctaaaatagcaagtttgctattcctaaactttcgcttgtcatatatagcatgtcgtcctcactagctatcctatacaaaggctgttgtggaactctatgctttgagagagttttttattttacacaatggctaaataatata
Protein-coding sequences here:
- the LOC8056029 gene encoding GEM-like protein 4; this encodes MEKAGHEHVIGIPVNNRAFGIEEPDFPSNGAAKNAAAAGGRAAKFGGRTGDRVAQGLKEHVTLGPKLYETVKGKLSLGARILQAGGVEKVFRRWFSADKGEKLLRASQCYLSTTAGPIAGMLFVSTERIAFRSDRSLALTSPQGGGTVVRVPYKVAIPLARVKTAKPSENKDRPEQKYVQVVTDDGFEFWFMGFVRYQVSLQELEKAIAQSQSQSQ